One Arvicanthis niloticus isolate mArvNil1 chromosome 3, mArvNil1.pat.X, whole genome shotgun sequence DNA segment encodes these proteins:
- the Klhl33 gene encoding kelch-like protein 33 isoform X3 yields the protein MLLSGMRESQGTKVSLRTISSQDLRLLVSFAYTGVIQERWPGLLRAAQAALQYQSSSCLDLCQRALARSLCPALCLALFPMIEAPGLEKVWGKAHHYLLSHLPAVASCPSFPSLPVTCLAELLDSDELHVQEEFEAFAAARCWLAANPETQESEAKALLRCVRFGRMSTRELRKVRAAGLPPPLPPDLLHQLMVEAEVPGQERWREPDQALVVIGGDGLRPDMDRRQPSCKVWWARAFHCGMGLVRTVEWCRLPNLPAPGRFRHGAVSLTGSELYVCGGQDFYSHTSTLASTLRWSSSQEDWEEMAPLCQARSFFPLVVFDGQLYALGGRDNGVALSSVETYNPELNVWRPAPALPAPCFAHAAAILEDRLYVSGGCSGTGQYLDSLMHYDPKLKKPGTLLSPMGVARASHVMAALGGKLYVAGGVGDTGDLLSFEVYEPKTDSWTQLAPLPSPHVGAAGAVLQGELLVLGGYSHRTYAISHLVHAYCPGLDRWLCLGTLPRPRAEMPACVLTLPSVQHIALVPTQHQNKPAG from the exons ATGCTTCTGAGTGGGATGAGGGAGTCCCAGGGCACAAAGGTATCTCTGCGTACCATCTCTTCCCAAGACCTGAGACTCCTCGTTTCTTTTGCCTACACTGGAGTTATTCAAGAAAGATGGCCAGGATTGCTCAGAGCTGCCCAGGCTGCTCTGCAGTACCAAAGCTCTTCCTGCCTGGATTTGTGTCAGAGAGCCTTGGCACGGAGCCTCTGCCCTGCCCTTTGCCTAGCTTTGTTTCCTATGATTGAAGCCCCTGGCTTGGAGAAAGTCTGGGGGAAAGCCCATCATTACCTCCTCAGTCACCTGCCTGCTGTGGCTTCCTGCCCCTCCTTCCCGTCATTGCCGGTGACCTGCCTGGCTGAGCTCCTGGATAGTGATGAACTCCATGTACAAGAAGAGTTCGAGGCTTTCGCAGCCGCACGGTGTTGGCTGGCTGCCAACCCCGAGACCCAGGAGTCAGAGGCCAAGGCACTGCTGCGGTGTGTCCGCTTTGGCCGCATGTCTACCAGAGAGCTGCGAAAGGTGCGGGCGGCtgggctccccccacccctgcccccggATCTGCTGCACCAGCTGATGGTGGAGGCTGAAGTTCCAGGtcaagagagatggagggagccTGACCAAGCCCTGGTGGTGATTGGTGGGGATGGACTTAGACCTGATATGGACCGAAGACAGCCATCTTGCAAAGTGTGGTGGGCCCGGGCTTTTCACTGTGGCATGGGTCTGGTACGGACTGTGGAGTGGTGCCGGCTGCCTAATTTGCCTGCTCCAGGGCGCTTTCGGCATGGAGCTGTGAGCCTAACAGGAAGTGAACTGTATGTGTGCGGGGGACAGGATTTCTACAGTCACACCAGTACTCTGGCTTCAACTCTCAG GTGGAGTTCCAGTCAAGAAGACTGGGAGGAGATGGCACCTTTATGTCAGGCTCGGAGCTTCTTCCCTTTGGTAGTATTTGATGGACAGCTTTATGCCCTAGGTGGACGAGACAATGGCGTTGCCCTTAGTTCTGTTGAGACCTATAACCCTGAACTCAATGTCTGGAG GCCAGCACctgctcttccagcaccatgctttGCCCACGCAGCTGCAATCCTTGAGGACCGATTATATGTAAGCGGTGGCTGTAGCGGGACTGGCCAGTACTTGGACTCGCTGATGCACTATGACCCCAAACTTAAGAAGCCTGGGACACTTCTGAGCCCAATGGGAGTAGCCCGGGCTAGCCATGTGATGGCTGCATTGGGGGGGAAGTTATATGTAGCAGGTGGAGTAGGTGACACTGGGGACCTACTAAGTTTTGAGGTGTATGAACCAAAGACTGATAGCTGGACTCAGCTGGCACCCTTGCCCTCCCCCCATGTGGGGGCTGCAGGTGCTGTGCTACAGGGGGAGCTGCTGGTACTAGGGGGCTACAGCCACCGTACTTATGCCATCTCCCACCTTGTTCACGCCTACTGCCCTGGTCTGGACCGCTGGCTGTGCCTGGGAACTCTGCCAAGGCCTCGGGCTGAGATGCCTGCCTGTGTCTTGACTTTGCCCAGTGTGCAGCACATAGCATTGGTTCCTACTCAGCACCAAAACAAACCTGCTGGGTGA